In Paenibacillus sp. JQZ6Y-1, the following proteins share a genomic window:
- a CDS encoding putative polysaccharide biosynthesis protein, with amino-acid sequence MSKGESFIKGTIILAAAALVARVLGLVQRVPLEHMLGFTGDASFTLANNVYLMLLAVATAGIPSTLSKMVSERYALGRPHEAQRIYYAALLFAGAAGVVMTLLMYIGAPYYAQMAKEPSAALALQAIAPSLLLFPAIAMMRGYFQGRNMMSAGGISQIVEQFARVLTAILLAYTLLRIGYGDIEVAAGASFGSVLGSIGAFAVMLYYTLKLRRQDAANRLSTASSASETVIPLRQIYGDIFKLSIPIVISSLTIPAVNFIDGTLIKPLLVGHIGDGAATAALGILGTRAQSIAGIPPILAIALSTSLIPVISAAYARREEDTLKRQISLALRISVLTGIPIVLMLTTAAYSINGLLFTNTEGAGIIALLTLGTIFQITMMTTNSMLIGINKVNLSMFHVLAGIVLKLIMSVALAPLLGIYGIIAATGLCFILITVLNLRSLRQVVPFSVLGNRWIGFLLTVIILTVVGLLLNQGGIALTAYMNHRVAFFLGCCMVGIATLVMYPVLLVVLRVVRAEELSSYPGPLRKLLGPLMRLQRGKAS; translated from the coding sequence TTGTCTAAAGGCGAATCATTTATTAAAGGCACGATCATTCTGGCAGCCGCTGCACTTGTAGCGCGTGTGCTCGGTCTGGTGCAGCGTGTGCCGCTGGAGCATATGCTCGGCTTTACTGGGGATGCTTCGTTTACGCTGGCTAACAATGTATATTTGATGCTGCTAGCGGTTGCCACAGCTGGTATTCCAAGTACACTCAGCAAAATGGTATCTGAACGCTATGCACTTGGACGTCCACATGAAGCACAGCGTATTTATTATGCGGCACTGTTATTTGCGGGAGCAGCTGGTGTAGTGATGACGCTGCTGATGTACATAGGGGCACCGTACTATGCACAGATGGCAAAAGAGCCGTCTGCGGCATTGGCATTGCAGGCGATTGCACCATCCTTGCTGCTGTTTCCAGCCATTGCGATGATGCGCGGATATTTCCAAGGACGCAATATGATGTCTGCTGGCGGTATTTCGCAAATTGTTGAGCAGTTTGCACGTGTACTGACTGCTATTTTGCTGGCATATACGCTGCTGCGGATCGGTTATGGGGATATTGAAGTTGCAGCCGGTGCATCGTTTGGTAGTGTGCTGGGCAGTATAGGGGCATTTGCCGTAATGCTGTATTACACTTTGAAGCTGCGTCGTCAGGATGCAGCCAACCGACTCAGTACAGCGTCCAGTGCATCGGAAACGGTTATTCCACTGCGCCAGATTTATGGTGATATTTTCAAACTATCGATTCCGATTGTCATCTCATCGCTGACGATTCCGGCAGTAAACTTTATCGACGGTACGCTGATCAAGCCACTGCTGGTCGGTCATATCGGCGACGGCGCAGCTACTGCGGCGCTTGGTATTCTCGGAACACGCGCACAAAGCATTGCCGGTATTCCACCGATTCTAGCGATTGCGCTTAGTACATCGCTCATTCCGGTGATCTCGGCAGCCTATGCGCGCCGAGAAGAGGATACGCTGAAGCGTCAGATTTCGCTGGCGCTGCGCATTTCGGTATTAACGGGGATTCCAATTGTTCTGATGCTAACGACAGCGGCATATTCGATTAACGGTTTGCTGTTTACGAATACGGAAGGAGCAGGCATTATTGCGCTGCTCACGCTGGGTACGATTTTCCAGATTACGATGATGACAACCAACTCGATGCTGATCGGGATTAACAAGGTCAATCTGTCCATGTTCCATGTGCTCGCTGGGATTGTACTGAAGCTGATTATGAGCGTCGCACTGGCACCGCTGCTAGGCATCTATGGCATTATCGCGGCGACAGGCTTGTGCTTCATCCTCATCACGGTGCTGAATCTGCGTTCGTTGCGTCAGGTGGTACCGTTCTCTGTACTGGGGAATCGCTGGATTGGATTTTTGCTGACAGTGATTATATTGACAGTAGTAGGTCTGCTGCTAAATCAGGGTGGCATTGCGCTGACTGCGTATATGAATCATAGGGTTGCATTTTTCCTCGGTTGTTGTATGGTAGGAATAGCAACGCTGGTTATGTATCCGGTCTTGCTGGTGGTGCTGCGCGTCGTAAGAGCAGAGGAGTTATCCTCGTATCCGGGTCCGCTGCGTAAGCTGCTCGGTCCGCTAATGCGATTGCAGCGCGGCAAAGCATCTTAA
- a CDS encoding DUF456 domain-containing protein, with protein sequence MEIIGWVLVIALFIIGMLGTIYPILPSVVAIYFAFFVYGWFFTFAEFGPWFWIIETVIVVVLLVADYLVGAYGTKKFGGSRLAVILSVIGMVIGPFVIPAFGLILGPLIGAVSAELIQGRDWKNALRVGWGTVLGLFASAVVKIILQLAMIGVWIIWIVVH encoded by the coding sequence ATGGAGATTATTGGCTGGGTGCTGGTCATTGCCCTGTTTATTATCGGGATGCTGGGTACCATCTACCCAATCCTGCCTTCGGTTGTAGCGATTTATTTTGCCTTTTTCGTATACGGCTGGTTTTTCACATTTGCTGAGTTTGGACCGTGGTTCTGGATCATTGAAACGGTAATTGTGGTTGTACTGCTCGTCGCCGATTATTTGGTCGGTGCTTATGGAACGAAGAAATTCGGTGGCTCAAGGCTGGCAGTGATTTTATCTGTTATCGGTATGGTGATTGGTCCATTTGTCATTCCGGCATTTGGCTTGATTCTTGGTCCATTGATCGGTGCGGTGTCGGCAGAGCTGATTCAGGGACGTGACTGGAAGAACGCGCTGCGTGTCGGCTGGGGAACCGTGCTTGGACTGTTTGCCAGCGCTGTTGTCAAAATCATTTTGCAGCTTGCTATGATCGGTGTCTGGATCATCTGGATTGTTGTGCATTGA
- a CDS encoding Cof-type HAD-IIB family hydrolase, whose translation MTTPKYKLLALDMDGTLLNDNHEISLETSKWIHKAMDAGIHVCLSTGRAASSALPYGQELGLETPMVTVNGSEVWKSPRELYRRTLLDPDNIRKMHQLAIDKDVWFWAYSVERLYNRDNWLDENQPLEQVEWLKFGYNTPNDELRHDILMTLQDMGGLEISNSSPYNLEINPLGINKATGIAEVCKLLNIDMSEVVAVGDSLNDLAVIQAVGLGVAMGNAQDTVKQEADLVVASNNDDGIVEVIRDHILV comes from the coding sequence ATGACAACCCCTAAATACAAACTACTCGCCCTCGATATGGATGGCACCCTGCTCAACGACAATCACGAAATCAGCCTTGAAACAAGCAAATGGATCCACAAAGCGATGGACGCTGGCATTCACGTTTGCCTGTCTACTGGTCGTGCTGCTTCCAGCGCATTGCCATACGGACAAGAACTGGGATTGGAAACACCGATGGTCACTGTCAACGGCAGTGAAGTATGGAAATCCCCGCGCGAGCTGTATCGTCGTACGCTGCTTGACCCGGACAATATCCGCAAAATGCACCAGCTGGCTATCGACAAGGATGTCTGGTTCTGGGCATATTCCGTTGAGCGTCTTTACAACCGAGATAACTGGCTGGACGAGAATCAGCCGCTAGAGCAAGTAGAATGGCTCAAATTTGGCTATAACACGCCTAACGACGAGCTGCGTCATGATATTCTTATGACCTTGCAGGACATGGGTGGACTGGAAATTTCCAATTCGTCTCCGTACAATCTGGAGATCAATCCACTCGGCATTAATAAAGCAACAGGTATCGCTGAAGTATGTAAGCTGCTGAATATTGACATGTCCGAAGTGGTCGCAGTTGGCGATAGTCTGAACGATCTGGCAGTAATTCAAGCGGTCGGTTTGGGCGTAGCGATGGGTAATGCACAGGATACAGTCAAACAAGAAGCCGATTTGGTCGTTGCCAGCAACAATGATGACGGCATCGTTGAAGTGATCCGCGATCATATTCTCGTTTAA